A portion of the Lolium rigidum isolate FL_2022 chromosome 1, APGP_CSIRO_Lrig_0.1, whole genome shotgun sequence genome contains these proteins:
- the LOC124685459 gene encoding synaptotagmin-5-like: MAFLFGALLGLVLGVAVVMAFARLENSRAEQRRELAATVSSFSKLTVQDLKTLIPPEFYPSWVSFTQKQKLKWLNQELIKIWPFVNEAASELIKTSVEPVFEQYKSFILASIHFSKLTLGTVAPQFTGVQLLDSDSAGIIMELEMQWDGNPNIVLDIQTTLGISLPVQVKNIGFTGVLRLLFKPLVAELPCFGAVCVSLREKSKVDFTLKVVGGEMTAIPGISDAIEGTIRDTIEDTLTWPNRIIVPIVPGDYSDLELKPVGLLEVKLVEARDLKNKDLVGKSDPFAVLYIRPLSAKTKKSKTINNDLNPIWNEHYEFVVEDSSTQHLTVKIYDDEGLQPSEIIGCARVELAGLQPGKVKDVWLELVKDLEIQRDKKPRGQVHLELLYYPFGKQEGGSNPFASQIQLTSLEKVLKTESNGFDVNQRKNVIMRGVLSVTVISAEDLPAMDVMGKADPFVVLYLKKGETKKKTRVVTETLNPIWNQTFDFVVEDALHDLLMVEVWDHDTFGKDYIGRCILTLTRVILEGEFQDTYVLQGAKSGKLNLHFKWTPQPIYRDRDRDQ; the protein is encoded by the exons ATGGCGTTCCTGTTCGGAGCCCTGCTGGGTCTGGTGCTCGGCGTCGCCGTCGTCATGGCGTTCGCGCGCCTCGAGAACTCCCGCGCCGAGCAGCGCCGCGAGCTG GCCGCTACAGTTTCATCTTTCTCAAAATTGACTGTTCAAGATTTGAAGACGCTTATTCCTCCTGAGTTCTATCCATCATGGGTATCTTTCACCCAAAAGCAGAAG CTTAAATGGCTGAATCAAGAATTAATAAAAATCTGGCCATTTGTCAATGAG GCTGCATCAGAGCTGATAAAAACTTCTGTGGAGCCTGTATTCGAGCAATACAAGTCATTCATTTTGGCCTCCATCCATTTCTCGAAGTTGACACTTGGTACTGTTGCTCCTCAGTTTACAG GAGTGCAACTTCTGGATAGTGATAGCGCTGGTATCATCATGGAGCTTGAGATGCAATGGGATGGTAATCCCAACATAGTACTTGACATTCAAACAACACTGGGGATTTCACTTCCTGTACAG GTGAAAAATATTGGATTCACAGGCGTACTCCGGCTACTCTTTAAGCCTCTAGTAGCCGAACTCCCATGCTTTGGAGCTGTTTGCGTTTCTTTGAGAGAGAAG AGCAAGGTGGATTTTACCctcaaggttgttggtggcgaaaTGACAGCAATTCCTGGAATTTCTGATGCAATCGAG GGAACAATACGGGATACCATCGAGGACACACTGACATGGCCTAATCGCATAATCGTCCCCATTGTACCAGGCGATTATAG TGATCTGGAGCTGAAACCTGTTGGATTATTAGAAGTAAAACTGGTGGAAGCTAGGGACTTGAAGAACAAGGACCTTGTTGGGAAGTCTGACCCATTTGCTGTGCTATACATACGCCCGCTGAGTGCAAAAACGAAGAAAAGCAAAACAATA AATAATGATTTGAATCCTATATGGAATGAACACTACGAATTTGTGGTGGAAGACTCATCTACCCAGCACCTGACCGTGAAAATTTATGACGACGAAGGGCTCCAGCCGTCAGAGATTATTGGTTGCGCTCGAGTAGAGTTGGCGGGTCTTCAGCCTGGAAAGGTCAAAGATGTTTGGTTGGAACTTGTGAAAGACCTGGAAATTCAGCGTGATAAGAAACCTCGTGGTCAG GTCCACCTGGAGCTCCTGTACTATCCTTTTGGTAAGCAAGAAGGAGGTTCCAATCCTTTTGCTAGTCAGATCCAGTTAACTTCTTTGGAGAAGGTCCTCAAGACGGAATCTAATGGATTTGATGTCAATCAGAGGAAAAATGTTATTAtgagaggagtcctttcagtaacTGTTATATCTGCAGAGGACCTACCAGCAATGGATGTGATGGGGAAGGCTGACCCATTTGTCGTCTTGTACCTCAAAAAGGgggaaaccaaaaagaaaacaagG GTTGTGACTGAGACATTAAATCCAATATGGAATCAGACCTTTGACTTTGTAGTAGAAGATGCTCTGCATGATTTGCTCATGGTGGAAGTATGGGACCATGATACGTTTGGAAAG GATTACATAGGAAGATGCATCTTGACGCTTACCAGGGTCATACTTGAAGGTGAGTTCCAAGATACATATGTGTTACAAGGTGCTAAATCTGGAAAGCTGAACCTGCACTTCAAGTGGACGCCGCAGCCAATTTACCGTGATCGTGACCGGGACCAGTAA